Proteins from one Bacteroides zhangwenhongii genomic window:
- the gltB gene encoding glutamate synthase large subunit: MKKQELFNNVTEGFLYQRQPQKMGLYDAAYEHDACGVGMLVNIHGEKSHDIVESALKVLENMRHRGAEGADNKTGDGAGIMLQIPHEFILLQGIPVPEKGRYGTGLLFLPKNEKDQAAILSIIIEEIEKEGLTLMHLRNVPTCPEILGESALANEPDIKQVFITGFTETETADRKLYLIRKRIENKVRLSSIPAKDDFYVVSLSTKSIIYKGMLSSLQLRNYYPDLTNSYFTSGLALVHSRFSTNTFPTWGLAQPFRLLAHNGEINTIRGNRGWMEARESVLSTPTLGDIKEIRPIIQPGMSDSASLDNVLEFLVMSGLSLPHAMAMLVPESFNEKNPISEDLKSFYEYHSILMEPWDGPAALLFSDGRFAGGMLDRNGLRPARYLITKNDMMVVASEVGVMDFEPGDIKEKGRLQPGKILLVDTEKGEIYYDGELKKQLAEAKPYRTWLSTNRIELDELKSGRKVPHHVENYDRMLRTFGYSKEDIERLIMPMASTGAEPINSMGNDTPLAVLSDKPQLLYNYFRQQFAQVTNPPIDPLREELVMSLTEYIGAVGMNILTPSESHCKMVRLNHPILSNTQLDILCNIRYKGFKTVKLPMLFEVAKGKVGLQEALTHLCKMAEESVTEGVNYIVLTDREVDITHAAIPSLLAVSAVHHHLISVGKRVQTALIVESGEIREVMHAALLLGFGASALNPYMAFAVLDRLVKDKDIQLDYTTAEKNYIKSICKGLFKIMSKMGISTIRSYRGAKIFEAVGLSEELSKAYFGGLGSPIGGIRLEEIARDAIAFHKEGQEVESGKLKVESEAPHGHSQLSTFNSQLLKNNGLYAFRKDGEKHAWNPETISTLQLATRLGSYKKFKEYTHLVDEKEKPIFLRDFLGFRRNPISIDQVEPVENILHRFVTGAMSFGSISKEAHEAMAIAMNKIHGRSNTGEGGEDAARFQPLPDGSSLRSAIKQVASGRFGVTAEYLVNADEIQIKIAQGAKPGEGGQLPGFKVNDVIAKTRHSIPGISLISPPPHHDIYSIEDLAQLIFDLKNVNPQAKISVKLVAESGVGTIAAGVAKAKADLIVISGAEGGTGASPASSIRYAGISPELGLSETQQTLVLNGLRGQVVLQADGQLKTGRDIILMALMGAEEYGFATSALIVLGCVMMRKCHQNTCPVGVATQNEELRKRFHGRSEYLVNFFTFLAQEVREHLAEMGFTRMDDIIGRTDLIERKSDANDPNPKHALIDFTKLLARVDNSAAIRHVIDQDHGISAVKDVTIIDAAQEAIEHEKEISLEYTIANTDRAIGAMLSGVIAKKYGAKGLPEHTLNVKFKGSAGQSFGAFLVPGVNFKLEGEANDYLGKGLSGGRISVLPPIRSNFEAEKNTIAGNTLLYGATSGEVYINGRVGERFAVRNSGAVAVVEGVGDHCCEYMTGGRVVVLGQTGRNFAAGMSGGVAYVWNKDGNFDYFCNMEMVELSLIEEASYRKELHELIRQHYLYTGSKLARILLDNWNHYVDQFIQVVPIEYKKVLQEEQMRKLQQKIADMQRDY, encoded by the coding sequence ATGAAGAAACAAGAACTTTTTAACAACGTAACAGAAGGATTCCTTTACCAACGACAGCCCCAGAAGATGGGCTTGTACGATGCGGCATACGAGCACGATGCCTGCGGTGTCGGTATGCTGGTTAACATTCATGGAGAAAAGTCACACGACATTGTTGAGTCGGCTTTAAAGGTATTAGAAAACATGCGCCATCGCGGTGCCGAGGGTGCGGATAACAAGACCGGTGACGGTGCAGGTATCATGCTTCAAATTCCGCATGAGTTTATTTTATTACAAGGCATTCCTGTCCCCGAAAAAGGACGGTACGGCACAGGATTATTGTTTTTACCGAAAAACGAAAAAGACCAGGCAGCTATTCTAAGTATTATTATTGAAGAAATTGAAAAAGAAGGACTCACATTGATGCATTTGCGCAATGTGCCCACCTGCCCCGAAATCCTGGGAGAATCGGCTCTGGCAAACGAACCGGACATCAAACAAGTATTCATTACCGGATTTACGGAAACGGAAACTGCCGACCGGAAGTTATACCTGATCCGGAAAAGAATCGAAAATAAAGTCAGATTGTCATCTATTCCGGCAAAAGACGATTTTTATGTCGTATCACTCTCTACCAAAAGCATTATATATAAAGGTATGCTTTCATCATTACAGCTGCGCAACTACTATCCGGACCTGACAAATAGCTATTTTACCAGCGGACTGGCACTGGTGCACTCTCGTTTCAGTACCAATACATTCCCCACATGGGGATTGGCACAGCCGTTCCGCCTGCTGGCACACAACGGTGAAATCAATACTATCCGTGGTAACCGAGGATGGATGGAAGCCCGTGAAAGTGTACTCTCCACTCCCACTTTAGGCGATATAAAAGAAATCCGCCCGATTATACAACCGGGCATGAGCGACAGTGCTTCTCTGGACAATGTACTGGAGTTCCTGGTGATGTCAGGATTGAGCCTGCCACATGCCATGGCTATGCTCGTGCCGGAATCTTTCAACGAGAAGAACCCGATCAGTGAGGATCTGAAATCATTCTACGAATACCACTCCATCCTGATGGAACCGTGGGACGGACCGGCCGCACTACTATTCAGCGACGGACGATTTGCCGGAGGTATGCTCGACCGCAATGGCCTGCGCCCTGCCCGTTATCTGATTACTAAAAACGATATGATGGTAGTGGCTTCGGAAGTCGGTGTTATGGATTTCGAACCGGGAGACATCAAAGAAAAAGGTCGCTTACAGCCCGGCAAAATCTTGCTGGTGGATACGGAAAAAGGCGAGATCTACTATGACGGCGAACTAAAAAAACAGTTGGCTGAAGCCAAACCTTACCGCACCTGGCTATCTACCAACCGAATCGAACTGGATGAACTGAAAAGCGGGCGCAAAGTTCCTCATCATGTAGAAAACTACGACCGGATGCTTCGTACTTTCGGCTACTCCAAAGAAGACATCGAGAGGCTGATTATGCCAATGGCAAGCACCGGAGCAGAACCGATCAATTCAATGGGTAACGATACGCCACTCGCCGTACTTTCAGATAAACCACAGTTGCTTTACAACTATTTCCGCCAGCAATTTGCACAGGTAACCAATCCGCCCATCGATCCACTTCGTGAAGAACTGGTGATGTCATTGACGGAATACATTGGAGCAGTCGGTATGAATATTCTGACGCCCAGTGAAAGTCATTGCAAAATGGTACGCCTGAATCATCCGATTTTAAGCAATACCCAACTGGATATTCTTTGTAATATCCGGTATAAAGGCTTCAAAACAGTCAAACTACCCATGTTGTTTGAGGTTGCAAAAGGGAAAGTCGGATTGCAGGAAGCCCTGACTCATCTTTGTAAAATGGCGGAAGAATCCGTGACGGAAGGTGTAAACTACATTGTCCTGACGGACCGTGAGGTGGATATTACCCATGCTGCCATTCCATCATTGCTGGCAGTAAGCGCTGTTCATCATCACCTGATTTCAGTTGGTAAACGGGTGCAAACGGCATTGATCGTAGAAAGTGGTGAAATACGTGAAGTGATGCACGCCGCGTTATTGTTGGGTTTCGGAGCAAGTGCCCTGAATCCTTACATGGCATTCGCTGTCCTCGACCGACTGGTAAAAGACAAGGATATTCAGTTGGATTATACCACTGCTGAAAAGAACTATATCAAATCCATCTGTAAAGGCTTGTTTAAAATCATGAGTAAGATGGGTATCTCTACGATCCGCTCCTATCGTGGTGCTAAGATTTTCGAAGCTGTCGGTCTGAGTGAAGAATTGAGCAAGGCTTATTTTGGAGGACTCGGTTCACCGATCGGAGGTATCCGCCTGGAAGAAATAGCCAGAGATGCCATTGCTTTCCATAAAGAAGGGCAAGAAGTTGAAAGTGGAAAGTTGAAAGTTGAAAGTGAGGCTCCGCATGGGCACTCTCAACTCTCAACTTTCAACTCTCAACTTCTCAAGAATAACGGTTTGTATGCTTTCCGTAAAGATGGAGAAAAGCACGCATGGAATCCGGAAACAATCAGCACTCTGCAATTGGCTACACGACTGGGGAGTTATAAGAAATTTAAAGAGTACACCCATCTAGTAGACGAAAAAGAGAAGCCTATTTTCCTTCGTGACTTCCTGGGATTCCGTCGTAATCCTATTTCTATCGATCAGGTGGAACCGGTGGAAAACATTCTGCATCGTTTCGTCACAGGAGCTATGTCTTTTGGTTCCATCAGCAAAGAAGCCCATGAGGCAATGGCTATTGCTATGAATAAAATCCACGGACGCAGTAATACCGGTGAAGGTGGTGAAGATGCCGCGCGTTTCCAACCGTTGCCGGATGGCAGTTCTTTACGAAGTGCGATCAAGCAGGTAGCTTCCGGTCGTTTCGGTGTAACGGCAGAGTATCTGGTGAATGCGGACGAAATTCAAATTAAGATAGCGCAGGGAGCCAAACCGGGTGAAGGGGGACAACTTCCGGGATTTAAGGTAAATGATGTGATTGCGAAAACACGTCATTCCATTCCGGGGATTTCGCTGATTTCTCCCCCGCCCCATCATGATATTTATTCGATTGAGGATTTGGCTCAACTGATCTTCGATTTGAAAAATGTAAATCCACAGGCCAAAATCAGTGTAAAACTGGTAGCAGAAAGTGGTGTCGGTACGATTGCCGCCGGTGTGGCAAAAGCAAAGGCGGATTTGATTGTCATCTCTGGCGCCGAAGGGGGAACGGGTGCTTCTCCTGCTTCTTCTATCCGCTATGCGGGTATCTCGCCGGAATTAGGATTGAGCGAGACACAGCAAACACTGGTTCTGAACGGACTTCGTGGCCAAGTAGTTCTGCAAGCCGACGGACAACTGAAAACTGGACGTGACATCATCTTAATGGCACTAATGGGTGCCGAAGAATATGGCTTCGCCACCTCGGCATTGATTGTATTAGGGTGTGTAATGATGCGCAAATGCCATCAGAATACTTGTCCGGTGGGAGTTGCCACACAGAATGAAGAGTTACGTAAACGCTTTCATGGACGCAGTGAATATTTAGTAAACTTTTTCACATTCCTGGCACAGGAAGTCCGCGAGCATTTGGCTGAAATGGGATTCACCCGGATGGATGACATCATCGGGCGTACAGACTTAATCGAGCGCAAGTCCGATGCCAATGACCCAAATCCGAAACATGCTTTAATCGACTTCACCAAATTGCTGGCACGTGTTGACAACAGTGCGGCTATCCGTCATGTCATCGACCAAGATCATGGAATTTCTGCTGTAAAGGATGTAACCATCATCGATGCCGCACAGGAAGCTATCGAACATGAGAAAGAGATTTCTTTAGAATATACGATTGCCAATACAGACCGTGCAATAGGTGCTATGCTTTCCGGAGTAATCGCCAAGAAATACGGTGCCAAAGGATTGCCGGAACATACGCTGAATGTAAAATTCAAAGGTTCGGCAGGTCAGTCTTTCGGAGCTTTTCTCGTACCGGGAGTTAATTTTAAACTGGAAGGTGAAGCGAATGATTACCTGGGTAAAGGATTGAGTGGCGGACGTATCTCCGTATTGCCTCCTATCCGCAGCAACTTCGAAGCCGAAAAAAATACAATCGCCGGTAATACCTTGCTTTATGGCGCAACAAGCGGTGAAGTATATATCAACGGCCGTGTAGGAGAACGTTTCGCTGTTCGTAACTCCGGCGCAGTTGCCGTCGTAGAAGGCGTGGGTGACCATTGTTGCGAATACATGACCGGAGGTCGTGTGGTAGTCCTCGGACAAACCGGACGTAACTTTGCAGCTGGTATGAGTGGCGGTGTAGCTTATGTATGGAACAAGGACGGCAACTTCGATTATTTCTGCAACATGGAAATGGTGGAACTATCACTCATCGAAGAAGCCAGCTACCGGAAAGAGTTGCACGAACTAATCCGCCAGCATTACCTCTACACAGGCTCGAAACTGGCACGCATCCTGCTCGACAACTGGAATCATTACGTAGATCAATTCATCCAAGTAGTGCCCATCGAATACAAAAAAGTACTGCAGGAAGAACAAATGAGAAAGTTACAACAAAAAATTGCAGATATGCAAAGAGACTATTAG
- a CDS encoding glutamate synthase subunit beta, with product MGDPKAFLNIPRQEAGYRPVNERIADYSQVEQTLNTNSRKLQASRCMDCGVPFCHWACPIGNKQPEWQDALYRGKWKEAYEVLSSTCDFPEFTGRICPALCEKSCVLKLSCDQPVTIRENEAAIVEAAFREGYIQVKTPERNGKKVAVIGAGPAGLVVANQLNLKGYSVTLFDKDEAPGGLLRFGIPNFKLDKNVIDRRMKILAAEGIQFEMGVEIDVNHLPEGFDAYCICTGTPTARDLSIPGRELKGIHFALEMLAQQNRILAGQTFPKDKLVNAKGKKVLVIGGGDTGSDCIGTSVRQGAVSVTQIEIMPKPPVGYNPATPWPQWPAVFKTTSSHEEGCTRRWCLASNQFLGKNGKVTGVEVEEVEWIPAADGGRPTMKPTGKKEVIEADMVLLAMGFLKPEQPKFAKNVFLAGDAETGASLVVRAMAGGRKAAAEIDAYLIQ from the coding sequence ATGGGAGATCCTAAAGCATTTCTAAATATACCTCGACAAGAGGCGGGATACCGCCCTGTAAACGAGCGAATCGCTGACTATAGTCAGGTAGAACAGACTTTGAATACAAACAGCCGTAAATTGCAGGCGTCACGCTGTATGGATTGCGGTGTACCTTTCTGTCATTGGGCATGCCCGATAGGAAATAAACAACCGGAATGGCAGGATGCATTATACAGGGGAAAATGGAAGGAGGCATACGAAGTATTGTCGTCTACTTGCGATTTTCCTGAATTTACAGGACGTATTTGTCCTGCTCTTTGCGAGAAATCGTGTGTGTTGAAACTTTCCTGCGATCAGCCGGTAACCATTCGTGAGAATGAGGCGGCAATCGTGGAAGCGGCTTTTCGTGAAGGATATATACAGGTAAAGACTCCGGAAAGAAACGGAAAGAAAGTAGCGGTGATTGGTGCAGGTCCTGCTGGATTGGTGGTGGCTAATCAGCTGAATTTAAAAGGATATAGCGTTACTTTATTCGATAAGGATGAAGCGCCCGGAGGATTATTACGATTCGGTATTCCTAATTTCAAACTGGATAAAAATGTAATTGACCGACGGATGAAGATATTGGCTGCAGAAGGAATACAGTTTGAGATGGGAGTAGAAATAGACGTTAATCATTTACCGGAAGGATTCGATGCTTACTGCATCTGTACCGGAACCCCCACTGCACGTGACTTGAGTATTCCGGGACGTGAACTGAAAGGGATTCATTTCGCACTCGAAATGCTGGCACAACAGAATAGGATTCTGGCAGGACAGACTTTCCCGAAAGACAAGTTGGTAAATGCCAAAGGCAAAAAGGTTCTCGTGATAGGTGGCGGAGACACTGGTTCCGACTGCATCGGAACCAGTGTGAGACAGGGAGCCGTCAGTGTCACTCAAATCGAAATCATGCCGAAACCTCCTGTCGGCTACAATCCGGCTACTCCTTGGCCACAATGGCCGGCAGTCTTCAAAACGACTTCCAGCCATGAAGAAGGTTGTACACGCCGCTGGTGCCTGGCTTCCAATCAGTTCCTCGGAAAGAATGGAAAAGTGACAGGTGTAGAAGTGGAAGAAGTAGAATGGATTCCGGCAGCAGATGGCGGACGTCCCACAATGAAACCAACAGGGAAGAAGGAAGTCATCGAGGCTGATATGGTATTATTGGCGATGGGATTCCTGAAACCGGAACAACCCAAATTTGCAAAGAATGTATTTCTTGCCGGTGATGCCGAGACTGGTGCCAGCTTAGTAGTACGCGCCATGGCAGGAGGACGAAAGGCTGCTGCGGAAATAGATGCTTATCTAATACAATAA
- the asnB gene encoding asparagine synthase B yields MCGIAGILNIKVQTKELRDKALKMAQKIRHRGPDWSGIYVGGSAILAHERLSIVDPQSGGQPLYSPDRKQVLAVNGEIYNHRDIRAKYAGKYNFQTGSDCEVILALYKDKGIHFLEDISGIFAFVLYDEEKDEFLIARDPIGVIPLYIGKDKEGKIYFGSELKALEGFCDEYEVFLPGHYFYSKEGKMKRWYSRDWTEYETVKENDAQTEDVKVALEEAVHRQLMSDVPYGVLLSGGLDSSVISAIAKKYAAKRIETDGASDAWWPQLHSFAIGLKGAPDLIKAREVAEYIGTVHHEINYTVQEGLDALRDVIYFIETYDVTTVRASTPMYLLARVIKSMGIKMVLSGEGADEVFGGYLYFHKAPTPQAFHEETVRKLSKLHMYDCLRANKSLSAWGVEGRVPFLDKEFLDVAMNLNPKAKMCPGKEIEKRIVREAFADMLPESVAWRQKEQFSDGVGYSWIDTLREITAAAVSDEQMEHAAERFPIHTPQNKEEYYYRSIFEEHFPSESAARSVPSVPSVACSTAEALAWDIAFRNLNEPSGRAVRGIHEEAYT; encoded by the coding sequence ATGTGTGGAATAGCAGGTATACTCAACATCAAAGTTCAAACGAAAGAGCTAAGAGATAAAGCACTGAAAATGGCCCAGAAGATCCGTCATCGCGGACCGGACTGGAGTGGAATCTATGTAGGCGGAAGTGCCATCCTGGCACACGAACGTCTTTCCATTGTCGACCCGCAAAGTGGCGGACAGCCGTTATACTCTCCCGATCGTAAACAAGTGCTCGCCGTCAACGGTGAGATTTACAATCACCGTGATATTCGCGCTAAATATGCGGGAAAATATAACTTTCAGACCGGAAGTGACTGTGAGGTAATTCTTGCCCTTTACAAAGATAAAGGCATCCATTTTTTGGAAGATATCAGCGGTATCTTCGCTTTCGTGCTTTATGATGAGGAAAAGGATGAATTTCTAATTGCCCGCGATCCGATAGGGGTTATTCCTTTATATATAGGAAAAGATAAAGAGGGAAAAATCTACTTCGGCAGTGAGTTGAAAGCTCTCGAAGGATTTTGTGACGAATATGAAGTATTCCTCCCCGGACATTATTTCTATAGTAAAGAGGGAAAAATGAAACGTTGGTATTCGCGCGACTGGACAGAATATGAAACCGTCAAAGAGAATGATGCACAAACCGAGGATGTGAAAGTGGCATTGGAAGAGGCTGTACACCGCCAGTTAATGAGTGATGTTCCGTACGGAGTGCTTCTTTCGGGCGGGTTGGATAGTTCTGTTATCTCCGCTATTGCCAAAAAATATGCGGCAAAACGTATAGAAACAGATGGAGCGAGTGATGCGTGGTGGCCTCAACTCCACTCCTTCGCTATCGGATTAAAAGGTGCTCCCGATTTGATTAAAGCACGTGAAGTGGCTGAATATATCGGTACTGTCCATCACGAAATAAACTATACTGTTCAGGAAGGTCTGGATGCCCTGCGTGATGTCATTTATTTCATCGAGACATACGATGTAACCACGGTACGCGCTTCCACTCCCATGTACCTACTGGCACGTGTCATCAAATCGATGGGGATTAAAATGGTGTTGAGCGGTGAAGGTGCCGATGAAGTTTTCGGAGGGTATCTATACTTCCACAAAGCTCCCACTCCACAGGCATTCCACGAAGAAACGGTACGTAAACTTTCAAAGTTACACATGTACGATTGTCTTCGTGCCAATAAAAGTCTATCAGCATGGGGCGTAGAGGGACGCGTTCCTTTCCTTGATAAAGAATTCCTCGACGTAGCCATGAACCTGAATCCGAAAGCTAAAATGTGCCCCGGAAAGGAAATTGAGAAACGGATTGTTCGCGAAGCCTTTGCCGATATGTTACCGGAAAGTGTGGCGTGGAGACAAAAAGAACAGTTCAGTGACGGCGTGGGATATTCATGGATCGATACTTTAAGAGAAATCACAGCAGCTGCCGTAAGCGATGAGCAAATGGAACATGCTGCCGAACGCTTCCCCATCCATACTCCGCAAAACAAGGAAGAATACTATTATCGTAGTATCTTTGAAGAGCATTTCCCCAGTGAAAGTGCAGCACGCAGCGTACCGAGTGTTCCCAGTGTGGCCTGTTCCACAGCAGAAGCACTGGCGTGGGATATTGCCTTCAGGAATCTGAATGAGCCTAGCGGACGTGCGGTGAGAGGAATACACGAAGAGGCCTATACTTAA
- a CDS encoding glycerophosphodiester phosphodiesterase family protein: MNLKKMMMASALLMVACCMQAQTKVIAHRGFWKTPGSSQNSISSLLKADSIGCYGSEFDVWIAKDNKLVVNHDPVYKMRPMEYSKGDALTGLKLSNGENLPSLEQYLEAGKNCNTRLILELKAHSNKKRETKAVQGILAMVKKMGLENRMEYITFSLHAMKEFIRLAPAGTPVFYLNGELSPKELKELGAAGLDYHMGVIKKHPEWIKEAHELGLKVNVWTVDEVEDMKSLIEQKVDFITTNEPVILQEELKKHQ, encoded by the coding sequence ATGAATTTAAAAAAAATGATGATGGCTTCTGCCCTTCTAATGGTTGCTTGCTGTATGCAGGCACAGACAAAAGTGATAGCCCACCGTGGATTCTGGAAAACTCCGGGATCATCACAAAACAGTATTTCATCACTTCTAAAAGCAGACTCCATCGGTTGTTACGGTTCAGAATTTGACGTATGGATCGCTAAGGATAACAAGTTGGTGGTCAACCATGATCCTGTATACAAGATGAGACCGATGGAGTATTCCAAAGGTGACGCACTGACCGGACTTAAATTATCCAACGGAGAAAACTTACCCAGCCTGGAACAATATCTGGAAGCTGGGAAAAACTGTAATACCCGACTGATTCTCGAACTGAAAGCACATAGTAATAAGAAACGTGAAACTAAAGCCGTACAGGGAATCCTTGCCATGGTGAAGAAAATGGGACTGGAAAACCGCATGGAATATATCACGTTCTCCCTGCATGCCATGAAAGAGTTTATCCGCCTGGCTCCTGCCGGTACTCCGGTATTTTACCTTAACGGGGAACTGTCTCCCAAAGAATTAAAGGAACTCGGTGCTGCCGGTCTTGATTATCACATGGGAGTGATTAAGAAACACCCCGAATGGATCAAAGAAGCTCATGAGCTCGGCTTGAAAGTAAATGTGTGGACTGTGGACGAAGTGGAAGATATGAAATCGCTGATCGAACAGAAAGTAGATTTCATTACCACCAACGAACCAGTCATCTTACAAGAAGAACTGAAAAAACATCAATAA
- a CDS encoding thioredoxin family protein: MNIEKQLETAAKTNHLVLVVFYADWSPHYEWIGPVLRTYEKRTVELIRVNAEENRTIADAHNVETVPAFLLLHKGHELWRQVGELTVGELKEVLDDFQ; this comes from the coding sequence ATGAATATAGAGAAACAATTAGAAACAGCAGCTAAGACCAACCATTTGGTGTTGGTAGTATTTTATGCCGACTGGTCACCTCATTATGAGTGGATAGGTCCTGTGCTTCGGACTTACGAAAAGAGAACTGTAGAATTGATAAGAGTGAATGCTGAAGAAAATAGAACAATAGCCGATGCGCATAATGTAGAAACAGTGCCCGCCTTTCTTTTATTGCATAAGGGACATGAATTATGGAGACAGGTAGGAGAGCTTACGGTAGGAGAGTTGAAAGAGGTATTAGATGATTTCCAGTAA
- the dapF gene encoding diaminopimelate epimerase, whose protein sequence is MTIKIKFTKMHGAGNDYIYVDTTQYPIADPAKKAIEWSKFHTGIGSDGLILIGVSDKADFSMRIFNADGSEAMMCGNGSRCVGKYVYEYGLTDKTEIMLDTRSGIKILKLHVEGKTVSAVTVDMGSPLETEEIQWGGKYPFRSTKVSMGNPHLVTFVEDITRINLPEIGPELENHPLFPDRTNVEFAQIVSKDTIRMRVWERGSGITQACGTGACATAVAAFINGLTGRKSDVIMDGGTVTIEWDEISGHILMTGPATKVFDGEIVEEVES, encoded by the coding sequence ATGACAATAAAGATTAAGTTCACAAAAATGCATGGAGCGGGAAATGACTACATATATGTAGACACAACCCAATATCCGATAGCCGACCCTGCAAAGAAGGCAATCGAATGGAGCAAGTTTCATACAGGAATCGGAAGTGATGGACTTATATTGATTGGTGTCTCTGATAAAGCGGATTTCAGCATGCGTATTTTCAATGCGGACGGTTCGGAAGCTATGATGTGTGGCAACGGAAGCCGTTGTGTAGGCAAATATGTATATGAATACGGCTTGACTGACAAAACAGAAATTATGCTGGATACACGATCAGGAATAAAAATTCTGAAACTGCATGTAGAGGGAAAAACAGTCAGTGCAGTCACCGTAGATATGGGTAGCCCATTGGAAACAGAAGAGATTCAGTGGGGAGGAAAGTATCCTTTCCGGTCAACCAAAGTATCAATGGGTAATCCGCATCTCGTCACATTTGTTGAGGATATCACCCGGATTAATTTACCGGAAATCGGTCCTGAACTGGAGAATCATCCTCTTTTTCCCGATAGAACTAATGTGGAGTTTGCACAGATTGTCAGCAAAGACACCATACGGATGAGGGTATGGGAAAGAGGATCGGGAATCACTCAAGCTTGCGGAACAGGTGCTTGTGCCACAGCAGTAGCCGCCTTCATCAACGGACTTACAGGAAGAAAAAGCGATGTAATCATGGATGGAGGGACAGTCACCATTGAATGGGATGAAATCTCCGGGCATATATTAATGACCGGACCGGCAACCAAAGTTTTCGATGGGGAGATTGTTGAAGAAGTTGAGAGTTGA
- a CDS encoding LL-diaminopimelate aminotransferase has protein sequence MALVNEHFLKLPGSYLFSDIAKKVNTFRITHPKQDIIRLGIGDVTQPLPKACIEAMHKAVEELSSKDTFRGYGPEQGYDFLIEAIIKNDFIPRGIHFSASEIFVSDGAKSDTGNIGDILRHDNSVGVTDPIYPVYIDSNVMCGRAGVLEEETGKWSNVTYMPCTSENNFIPEIPDKRIDIVYLCYPNNPTGTTLTKPELKKWVDYALANDTLILFDAAYEAYIQDENVPHSIYEIKGAKKCAIEFRSFSKTAGFTGVRCGYTVVPKELTAATLEGDRIPLNRLWNRRQCTKFNGTSYITQRAAEAVYSAEGKAQIKETIGYYMTNAKIMKEGLEATGLKVYGGVNAPYLWVKTPNGLSSWRFFEQMLYEANVVGTPGVGFGPSGEGYIRLTAFGERNDCIEAMRRIKNWL, from the coding sequence ATGGCATTAGTAAACGAACATTTTTTGAAGTTACCGGGAAGCTATTTATTCTCGGATATAGCGAAAAAGGTAAATACTTTCAGGATAACGCATCCCAAACAGGATATTATCCGGTTGGGTATCGGTGATGTCACCCAACCACTTCCGAAAGCATGTATCGAAGCCATGCACAAAGCGGTAGAAGAGCTGTCCAGCAAAGATACATTCCGCGGATATGGTCCTGAACAGGGATATGATTTTCTGATTGAAGCAATTATAAAAAATGACTTTATTCCACGTGGGATTCACTTCTCGGCATCCGAGATATTTGTCAGTGACGGTGCCAAAAGCGATACCGGAAATATAGGCGATATTCTTCGCCATGACAATAGCGTAGGTGTTACAGATCCCATCTATCCGGTTTATATAGACAGCAATGTCATGTGCGGACGCGCCGGAGTGTTGGAAGAAGAGACGGGCAAATGGAGTAATGTTACTTATATGCCTTGCACAAGTGAGAACAACTTTATTCCGGAAATTCCGGACAAACGGATAGACATTGTTTATCTCTGTTATCCGAACAACCCGACAGGAACGACCTTGACCAAACCGGAACTGAAGAAATGGGTGGACTATGCATTGGCAAACGATACATTGATTCTGTTCGATGCTGCTTATGAAGCATATATCCAGGACGAGAATGTCCCCCACTCTATCTATGAGATTAAGGGAGCTAAAAAGTGTGCGATCGAATTCCGTAGTTTTTCAAAAACGGCAGGATTTACCGGAGTACGCTGCGGATATACCGTAGTTCCGAAAGAGCTTACTGCCGCCACATTGGAAGGAGACCGCATCCCACTCAACAGATTGTGGAACCGCCGCCAGTGCACCAAGTTCAACGGTACTTCTTACATTACTCAACGGGCAGCAGAAGCCGTTTACAGTGCAGAAGGCAAAGCACAGATTAAAGAAACAATCGGCTATTATATGACCAACGCCAAAATTATGAAAGAGGGATTGGAAGCCACAGGACTGAAAGTGTATGGAGGAGTCAACGCTCCCTACTTGTGGGTGAAAACTCCGAACGGGCTTTCGTCATGGCGATTCTTCGAACAGATGTTGTATGAAGCCAATGTGGTCGGTACCCCCGGTGTAGGCTTCGGACCAAGCGGTGAAGGATATATCCGCCTGACTGCCTTTGGCGAACGTAACGACTGTATCGAAGCAATGAGAAGAATAAAAAACTGGCTATAA